A window of the Anaerolineae bacterium genome harbors these coding sequences:
- a CDS encoding PAS domain-containing protein, protein MSLEYYLHPHSLSLLIGVGLLLFSAALTWRRRAGATGRTFVALMVLAAAWLASYALELGAATPAAAITWHIARSITAMLMLVAWMIFVLAFAGYRIWRHPAIWGAFLAFSALTLALMLTNDQHHLFWESITVQDSGQTLSIAHMPGVWMWLCTVLALGLGAVSIVILVRTFRRSPQMTRGQLAALLLIWSPPTAVMVLHVLNVPAGALAELTPYLLGGSSLLLVWSLYAQDIFAISHATYDHIVASMDDGVIVLDADNTIVSINPAALALVNTLTLDSVGQSIECVFQGMPELLTRSRDVRSVHTEITLPLDTGVRHFDLRISPLEDQRGQLTGRVIVLRDITAQVEAEAQLRTLSRAVEQSGSIIIITNTRGEIEYVNPAFTAVTGYTAAEALYQNPRLLRSGESPPEVYEELWRRLTSGQEWRGEFHNRKKNGQLYWAQAVISPVLDAEGNITHFVAVQDDITRQKEVAEQERRQRLLAEALRDNAEALNSTLDGEEVLRHVLENALRAVFTSYDLASILLIENGIARLVRQHRAPGSDVPLRELTTFPVGDLPPLQQVYETGQPLLIPDTHMHPGWRHLPGSDWIRACICVPIRLEDRVVGILNLSARQPGAFDQETVEHLRAFANQAAIALANVRSFATIQRYAAELEARNRELDSFGHTVAHDLRSPLGLILGYLGLATEEDLTPEVRQYVEEAIGAAHKMNGMIEALLLLAQVRNGAEIRTEVNLNDVVQAAIDRFHVQIEERGIQVDVQPDLPAALGYAPWVEEVLANLVSNAIKYIGRENAAPRITVRAFRTGETVRCEVQDNGVGISQEDQQRLFEMFARFHKREAQGFGLGLSIVLRIVTKMGGQVGVESAPGQGSTFWFTLPAAGPLPAAGPLPAAG, encoded by the coding sequence ATGAGCCTGGAATATTACCTGCATCCCCATTCCCTGTCGTTGCTGATCGGCGTCGGTTTGTTGCTGTTCAGCGCTGCGTTGACCTGGCGCCGCCGGGCGGGTGCCACTGGGCGGACCTTTGTGGCATTGATGGTGCTGGCTGCCGCCTGGCTGGCCAGCTACGCTCTGGAGCTTGGCGCTGCCACGCCAGCGGCTGCCATCACGTGGCATATCGCCCGCTCGATCACCGCCATGCTGATGCTGGTCGCGTGGATGATCTTCGTGCTGGCCTTTGCCGGATACCGCATCTGGCGTCACCCGGCCATCTGGGGCGCGTTCCTGGCCTTTTCCGCGCTCACGCTGGCGCTGATGCTGACCAATGACCAGCACCACCTTTTCTGGGAATCTATTACCGTGCAGGATAGCGGGCAGACGCTGTCCATCGCCCACATGCCCGGCGTCTGGATGTGGCTATGCACCGTGCTCGCGCTGGGGCTGGGGGCGGTCTCCATCGTGATCCTGGTGCGCACCTTCCGGCGTTCGCCGCAGATGACGCGGGGGCAACTCGCAGCCTTGCTGCTGATCTGGTCGCCGCCAACCGCCGTCATGGTGCTGCACGTCCTGAACGTGCCTGCCGGGGCCCTGGCTGAGCTGACGCCCTACCTGCTGGGCGGCAGTTCGCTGCTGCTGGTCTGGAGTCTGTACGCGCAGGATATCTTCGCCATCTCCCACGCGACCTACGATCACATTGTGGCCAGCATGGATGACGGCGTGATTGTTCTGGACGCCGACAACACCATTGTCAGCATCAACCCTGCTGCGCTGGCCCTGGTCAATACCCTCACCCTTGATTCGGTCGGCCAGTCGATCGAGTGTGTGTTCCAGGGAATGCCAGAACTCCTGACCCGTTCCCGCGATGTGCGCAGTGTCCACACCGAAATCACGCTGCCGCTGGATACCGGCGTGCGTCACTTCGACCTGCGCATTTCGCCGCTGGAAGATCAGCGCGGGCAGCTGACCGGGCGGGTGATTGTCCTGCGCGACATCACCGCCCAGGTGGAGGCGGAGGCGCAACTGCGCACGCTATCCCGCGCGGTGGAACAGAGCGGCAGCATCATTATCATCACCAACACGCGCGGCGAAATCGAGTACGTCAACCCGGCCTTTACGGCGGTCACCGGTTATACCGCTGCCGAGGCCCTGTACCAGAACCCGCGCCTGTTGCGCTCCGGCGAATCGCCGCCAGAGGTCTATGAGGAGCTGTGGCGAAGGCTGACCAGCGGCCAGGAGTGGCGCGGGGAATTCCACAACCGCAAGAAGAACGGCCAGCTTTACTGGGCACAGGCGGTGATCTCGCCCGTGCTGGACGCCGAAGGGAATATCACCCACTTTGTGGCCGTCCAGGATGACATCACCCGCCAGAAGGAAGTCGCCGAGCAGGAGCGCCGCCAGCGCCTGCTGGCTGAAGCGCTGCGCGACAACGCCGAGGCGCTCAACAGCACGCTGGATGGGGAAGAGGTACTCAGGCATGTGCTGGAAAACGCCCTGCGGGCCGTCTTCACCTCGTACGATCTGGCCAGCATCCTGCTGATCGAAAACGGAATCGCGCGCCTGGTGCGCCAGCATCGCGCTCCCGGCAGCGATGTGCCCCTCCGCGAATTGACGACCTTCCCGGTCGGCGACCTGCCACCGTTGCAGCAGGTCTATGAAACCGGCCAGCCCCTGCTCATCCCGGACACGCATATGCATCCGGGCTGGCGGCATCTGCCCGGCAGCGATTGGATTCGCGCCTGCATCTGCGTGCCTATCCGCCTGGAGGATCGTGTCGTCGGCATCCTCAACCTGAGCGCTCGCCAGCCGGGCGCCTTTGACCAGGAGACGGTCGAGCACCTGCGGGCCTTTGCCAACCAGGCGGCCATCGCCCTCGCTAACGTTCGTTCCTTTGCCACCATTCAGCGTTATGCGGCGGAACTGGAAGCCCGCAACCGCGAACTGGATTCCTTCGGCCATACGGTCGCCCACGATCTGCGCAGCCCACTGGGCCTGATCCTGGGTTACCTGGGCCTGGCCACCGAGGAAGATCTGACACCAGAAGTCCGCCAGTATGTCGAAGAAGCGATCGGCGCGGCGCACAAGATGAACGGCATGATCGAGGCGCTGTTGTTGCTGGCCCAGGTGCGCAACGGCGCGGAAATACGCACTGAAGTCAACCTGAATGACGTGGTACAGGCAGCCATCGACCGCTTCCATGTCCAGATTGAGGAACGCGGCATCCAGGTCGACGTGCAGCCGGACCTGCCGGCAGCGCTCGGCTATGCCCCCTGGGTGGAAGAAGTGCTGGCCAACCTGGTCAGCAACGCGATCAAGTACATCGGGCGGGAGAACGCCGCCCCGCGCATCACTGTGCGCGCTTTCCGTACCGGGGAGACAGTCCGCTGCGAGGTGCAGGATAACGGCGTCGGGATCAGCCAGGAGGATCAACAGCGGCTATTTGAGATGTTCGCCCGCTTTCATAAGCGCGAAGCGCAGGGCTTTGGGCTGGGGCTCTCCATTGTGCTGCGCATTGTGACCAAGATGGGCGGGCAGGTTGGCGTGGAAAGTGCGCCGGGCCAGGGCAGCACATTCTGGTTCACCCTGCCCGCGGCAGGGCCCCTGCCCGCGGCAGGGCCCCTGCCCGCAGCAGGGTAG
- the nuoG gene encoding NADH-quinone oxidoreductase subunit NuoG, translated as MTDKIITIHIDGVPYDVPEGMNLVDAARVYAGVEIPIFCYHPKMDAVGMCRMCLVEVGFEVRDRATGEPVLNPDGTPQVRWGRKLETGCTTLTRAGLHIRTTTPQVQEARKDVLEFLLSSHPLDCPICDKGGECPLQNLTMRHGPGTSRMVFEEKMHLAKNVPLGDLIVLDRERCIQCARCVRFQAEVVGDDVLAFYERGRRLEIITVSNPPFDTYFSGNTTDICPVGALTSVDFRFGARPWELQDVPSISPHGPVGENIVASTRLDRDSGGVKVIKRILPRQNEAVNEIWISDKTRFGHHFSMSPDRLRTPLIRKRGELVEAGWDDAIRAAGKALKEAGSSVGFIGGPMMTNEDLFALRELAELVGSRRLGVWPPNLGDPRPVAEVGLASGSRLVELGKGDAVLVIASDLEEEAPIWYLQAKQAHDRGAAVIVANMRVTKLEHYADEVIRFGFGGAVDILNGLTAAALTGDLTDSASLERAEGLAGLRKALKGRAAHQQAAATLARATNLVIFAGDDGLDAAGHSALLQAAANFLIVTGHAGRRNNGLVPVWPGANTQGAFDLGFSAAETRAMLQDPPAVLVIAGADVAYDPAWAGVLSSSTVIALSLFPDATTTQAAVVLPIQSFAEREGTFTNALRRVQRFYTLHGPVGQSLPAWEVAALIGQRLGGPKPRHSAALVMKAITESVSQYAEMSYPALAQVEKQFPPIGEAPGFYGGTAKAPTGGTGRQWPCLAEGSDRLPLRPAEASAPARAGDGELVIVPVRRLYDRAPEFYASTLMHGRIPQPFAALNSADAARLGIAAGDPITITVAGSSLTVTAVVNDYAPAGVVLVPQRLSDDPLPFVPTVGVVARSAIAETV; from the coding sequence ATGACAGACAAGATCATCACCATTCATATTGACGGCGTCCCCTATGACGTGCCTGAGGGCATGAACCTGGTGGACGCAGCCCGCGTTTATGCCGGGGTGGAAATCCCGATCTTTTGTTACCACCCCAAGATGGACGCGGTAGGCATGTGCCGCATGTGCCTGGTAGAGGTCGGCTTTGAAGTCCGCGACCGGGCCACCGGCGAGCCGGTCCTTAACCCGGACGGCACCCCTCAGGTTCGCTGGGGCCGTAAGCTGGAAACCGGCTGCACCACCCTGACCCGCGCCGGCCTGCACATCCGCACCACCACCCCCCAGGTCCAGGAAGCCCGCAAAGACGTCCTGGAATTCCTGCTCAGCAGCCACCCGCTGGACTGCCCGATCTGCGACAAAGGCGGCGAGTGCCCGCTGCAGAACCTGACTATGCGGCATGGCCCCGGCACCAGCCGGATGGTCTTTGAAGAAAAGATGCACCTGGCCAAAAACGTCCCGCTGGGCGACCTGATCGTGCTCGACCGCGAGCGCTGCATCCAGTGCGCCCGCTGTGTGCGCTTTCAGGCGGAAGTCGTGGGCGATGACGTGCTGGCCTTCTACGAGCGCGGGCGGCGGCTGGAGATCATCACCGTCAGTAATCCGCCCTTTGACACCTATTTCAGCGGCAACACGACCGACATTTGCCCGGTAGGCGCACTGACCAGTGTGGATTTCCGTTTTGGCGCCCGTCCCTGGGAACTGCAGGATGTGCCCAGTATCTCACCGCATGGCCCGGTCGGGGAGAACATCGTCGCCAGCACGCGGCTGGACCGCGATTCCGGCGGCGTTAAGGTGATCAAGCGCATCCTGCCCCGCCAGAACGAAGCCGTCAACGAAATCTGGATTTCCGACAAAACCCGCTTTGGCCATCACTTCTCGATGAGTCCTGACCGCCTGCGCACGCCATTGATCCGCAAGCGCGGTGAACTGGTTGAAGCCGGCTGGGACGACGCCATTAGGGCGGCGGGTAAAGCCCTCAAAGAGGCTGGCAGCAGCGTGGGCTTTATTGGCGGGCCGATGATGACTAACGAGGACCTCTTTGCTCTGCGGGAGCTGGCCGAACTGGTCGGCAGCCGGCGGCTGGGTGTCTGGCCGCCCAATCTGGGCGATCCCCGCCCGGTAGCGGAAGTCGGGCTGGCCAGCGGCTCGCGGCTGGTCGAGCTGGGCAAAGGCGACGCTGTGCTGGTCATCGCCTCCGACCTGGAGGAAGAGGCCCCGATCTGGTACCTGCAGGCCAAACAGGCTCATGATCGCGGAGCCGCGGTGATCGTGGCCAATATGCGCGTCACCAAGCTGGAGCATTACGCCGACGAGGTGATCCGCTTCGGCTTTGGCGGGGCGGTAGACATCCTCAACGGTCTGACAGCGGCAGCGCTGACCGGCGATCTAACCGATTCCGCATCCCTGGAGCGGGCCGAAGGTCTGGCCGGGCTGCGCAAGGCGCTCAAAGGCCGGGCCGCCCATCAGCAGGCCGCCGCAACGCTGGCCAGGGCTACCAACCTGGTGATCTTCGCCGGGGACGACGGCCTTGACGCGGCGGGGCACAGCGCCCTGTTACAGGCCGCGGCCAACTTCCTGATCGTGACCGGGCACGCTGGCCGCCGCAATAACGGGCTGGTGCCGGTCTGGCCGGGGGCCAACACCCAGGGCGCCTTTGACCTGGGCTTCAGCGCCGCTGAAACCCGCGCTATGTTGCAGGACCCGCCTGCGGTGCTGGTGATCGCCGGGGCTGATGTGGCGTACGATCCGGCCTGGGCCGGGGTCCTGAGCAGCAGCACCGTGATTGCCCTCAGCCTGTTCCCCGACGCAACAACGACGCAGGCGGCAGTGGTCCTGCCCATCCAGAGTTTTGCCGAGCGCGAGGGTACTTTCACCAATGCCCTGCGCCGTGTCCAGCGCTTCTACACGCTGCATGGCCCGGTCGGGCAGAGCCTGCCCGCCTGGGAGGTGGCGGCCCTGATCGGCCAGCGGCTGGGTGGGCCAAAGCCACGCCATAGCGCCGCGCTGGTGATGAAGGCCATCACGGAAAGCGTCAGCCAGTATGCAGAGATGAGCTACCCCGCGCTGGCACAGGTCGAAAAGCAGTTCCCGCCGATCGGGGAAGCGCCGGGCTTTTATGGCGGTACGGCCAAAGCGCCAACCGGCGGCACAGGGCGGCAGTGGCCGTGCCTGGCTGAAGGCAGCGACAGGCTACCGCTGCGCCCGGCGGAAGCGTCAGCGCCAGCCAGGGCGGGCGATGGCGAGCTGGTGATTGTGCCGGTGCGCCGCCTGTACGACCGCGCGCCGGAGTTCTACGCCAGCACGCTGATGCATGGCCGCATCCCGCAGCCGTTTGCCGCGCTCAACAGCGCCGACGCTGCCCGGCTGGGCATCGCTGCCGGTGACCCCATCACGATCACGGTGGCCGGTTCCAGCCTGACCGTCACCGCCGTGGTGAATGATTACGCGCCGGCGGGGGTCGTCCTGGTCCCGCAGCGCCTGAGCGACGATCCACTGCCGTTTGTCCCGACGGTGGGTGTGGTGGCCAGGTCAGCGATCGCGGAAACGGTCTAG
- the nuoH gene encoding NADH-quinone oxidoreductase subunit NuoH: MIDPSLIVSCSANATCSVVHAVVMSLLFFLVLMGGFAYTTWLERRLVARFQHRLGPDRVGPAGLLQPIADGIKLIFKEDVTPLDADKVMYWLAPMIKAVPALIVLAVVPLGSTMLVPWFDGRWYEVRLGLTDVNVGVLWLMAITSLGTYGVVLAGWASGSKYSMYGGLRSSAQMISYELSMGISMLVPIMIASSLSLVKVIEAQADPALMLGWFFWQNPLAAVILMTALLAEVNRSPFDMPEAESELVGGYHTEYSGMKFALFFAAEYIGMIAMSTVFAALFLGGYHWPLPATWSPLLGPVNMILKIVLLLSSMVWVRATLPRIRYDRLMAFGWKIMFPLALLSVAWQAIVLTLAEDSTAMTVYTGLAGTAFALVVLAALMSLWRSRRSTPAYDLTDSRSSLGWAIVYALGAVVAAPFALYDWLKKQRGSFEGFWEATRREREAARAARAAEQQAGSSGDSR, encoded by the coding sequence ATGATCGATCCGAGTCTGATTGTCTCCTGCAGCGCCAATGCCACCTGCAGCGTGGTGCATGCCGTTGTCATGAGCCTGCTGTTTTTCCTGGTGCTGATGGGCGGTTTCGCCTATACCACCTGGCTGGAGCGCCGCCTGGTGGCGCGTTTCCAGCATCGCCTTGGCCCCGATCGGGTCGGCCCGGCGGGGTTGCTCCAGCCGATCGCTGACGGCATCAAACTGATCTTCAAGGAAGATGTCACACCGCTGGACGCGGATAAGGTCATGTACTGGCTGGCCCCGATGATCAAGGCCGTCCCAGCCCTGATCGTCCTGGCCGTGGTGCCGCTGGGATCAACCATGCTGGTGCCCTGGTTTGATGGCCGGTGGTACGAGGTGCGGCTGGGCCTGACCGATGTGAACGTCGGCGTGCTCTGGTTGATGGCCATCACCAGTCTGGGCACCTACGGCGTGGTGCTGGCCGGCTGGGCCAGCGGCAGCAAGTACTCGATGTACGGCGGTCTGCGTTCCAGCGCCCAGATGATCAGCTACGAGCTGAGCATGGGCATTTCCATGCTCGTCCCGATCATGATCGCCAGCAGCCTGTCGTTAGTGAAGGTGATTGAAGCCCAGGCTGATCCAGCGTTGATGCTGGGCTGGTTCTTCTGGCAGAATCCGCTGGCGGCGGTCATCCTGATGACCGCTCTGCTGGCCGAAGTCAACCGGTCGCCTTTTGATATGCCAGAAGCAGAGTCAGAGCTGGTTGGCGGCTACCATACCGAATATAGCGGCATGAAGTTCGCCCTGTTCTTTGCGGCGGAATACATCGGCATGATCGCCATGAGCACGGTGTTCGCGGCGCTGTTCCTGGGCGGCTACCACTGGCCATTGCCGGCGACCTGGTCCCCGCTGCTGGGGCCGGTCAACATGATCCTCAAGATCGTGCTGCTGCTCAGCAGCATGGTCTGGGTGCGGGCAACCCTGCCGCGCATCCGCTACGATCGGCTGATGGCCTTTGGCTGGAAGATCATGTTCCCACTGGCGCTGCTATCGGTGGCCTGGCAGGCCATCGTCCTGACGCTGGCCGAGGATTCAACTGCCATGACGGTGTATACCGGCCTGGCGGGGACCGCTTTCGCGCTGGTGGTGCTAGCTGCCCTGATGAGCCTGTGGCGGTCCCGGCGGTCAACCCCGGCCTACGACCTGACCGATTCGCGCTCCAGCCTGGGCTGGGCCATCGTGTATGCCCTAGGGGCAGTAGTAGCCGCGCCGTTTGCGCTCTACGACTGGCTGAAGAAGCAGCGCGGGAGCTTTGAAGGCTTCTGGGAAGCAACCCGCCGCGAACGCGAGGCCGCCCGCGCGGCGCGCGCCGCCGAGCAACAGGCGGGATCGTC